The following are encoded in a window of Sminthopsis crassicaudata isolate SCR6 chromosome 5, ASM4859323v1, whole genome shotgun sequence genomic DNA:
- the NTS gene encoding neurotensin/neuromedin N isoform X1, whose product MMARMRIPLVCMMFLAFTSQSLCSDSEEEMKALEADLLTNMYTSKINKARFPHWKMTLLNVCSLVNNLNSQAEEIGETSEDELVMRRQFSTLEGFNLEAMLTIYQLQKICRSRAFQHWEEDDLWTGDDKTKMINREVKPKINEEMLLQEDVLDSGNLNREKEEIMKRKTPYILKRQLHVNKARRPYILKRSSSYY is encoded by the exons ATGATGGCAAGAATGAGAATTCCACTGGTCTGCATGATGTTTCTGGCTTTTACTTCCCAGAGTCTGTGCTCAG attcagaagaggaaatgaaggcGCTGGAAGCAGATTTATTGACCAATATGTACACATCAAag ATCAATAAAGCAAGATTTCCTCACTGGAAAATGACTCTGCTGAATGTGTGCAGCCTTGTCAATAACTTAAACAGCCAAGCTGAAGAAATAGGGGAGACCAGTGAAGATGAGCTTGTTATGAGAAGGCAGTTCTCAACTTTGGAAGGCTTTAACTTGGAAGCCATGCTGACCATTTACCAGCTCCAGAAAATCTGTCGTAGCAGAGCTTTTCAGCACTGGGAG GAGGATGATCTTTGGACTGGGgatgataaaacaaaaatgattaacaGGGAGGTGAAACCGAAGATAAATGAGGAGATG TTACTCCAAGAAGATGTTCTTGATTCTGGAAATCTGAACcgtgaaaaagaagaaatcatgaaAAGGAAAACCCCTTATATCCTGAAGAGGCAACTCCATGTGAATAAAGCCAGAAGACCCTACATTCTCAAAAGAAGTTCTTCCTactattga
- the NTS gene encoding neurotensin/neuromedin N isoform X2 — MMARMRIPLVCMMFLAFTSQSLCSDSEEEMKALEADLLTNMYTSKINKARFPHWKMTLLNVCSLVNNLNSQAEEIGETSEDELVMRRQFSTLEGFNLEAMLTIYQLQKICRSRAFQHWELLQEDVLDSGNLNREKEEIMKRKTPYILKRQLHVNKARRPYILKRSSSYY; from the exons ATGATGGCAAGAATGAGAATTCCACTGGTCTGCATGATGTTTCTGGCTTTTACTTCCCAGAGTCTGTGCTCAG attcagaagaggaaatgaaggcGCTGGAAGCAGATTTATTGACCAATATGTACACATCAAag ATCAATAAAGCAAGATTTCCTCACTGGAAAATGACTCTGCTGAATGTGTGCAGCCTTGTCAATAACTTAAACAGCCAAGCTGAAGAAATAGGGGAGACCAGTGAAGATGAGCTTGTTATGAGAAGGCAGTTCTCAACTTTGGAAGGCTTTAACTTGGAAGCCATGCTGACCATTTACCAGCTCCAGAAAATCTGTCGTAGCAGAGCTTTTCAGCACTGGGAG TTACTCCAAGAAGATGTTCTTGATTCTGGAAATCTGAACcgtgaaaaagaagaaatcatgaaAAGGAAAACCCCTTATATCCTGAAGAGGCAACTCCATGTGAATAAAGCCAGAAGACCCTACATTCTCAAAAGAAGTTCTTCCTactattga